In the genome of Bradyrhizobium ottawaense, the window CGGCGAGGCCTCGGTAATGGATCTCGATTTCGAAGCGGCAGAGTTGGCGATCGAGAAACAGGAAGGCGGCGAAGCGCGAAAGACGCTGGACACGCTAACGACCTCCGCCACGTCGCTGGCGGGGCTTGAGGTCACGGTAGAGGAATTGGCCGACGTTGATCGGCTGCTCGAGTTGGCCGGAAGAAGAGACGAGGCCGTGCGCAGCGTCGGCGCGGAAGCATTGCACGCCCTTTTGCGCGATGCGCTGGCTGTGGTGTCCGGCTCCGATTGGCACGACCCGAATCAATGCCCAGTTTGCGGGGCGAAAGGTAGTGATGCTCTAAAGCCGCGGCTGGAAGGCAAGATCGCTAAATACGATGTAGCCGCTCAGCTCGGGGCCGAACTCATCAACGATGTCGCCACAGCGCCTGGGATCGCGAAGCTACGCAAGCTTGAAGAGGCGCCGGCCATGGCGATCGCGACGGGTGATCGCTTGCACGTAGCGTTCGATTTGGCCGCCAAGAAGGGGGATTTGGCGACCTCCGACCTGGAGATCATCAAGGCGCGCCTCGGGGTTCTTGAAACGCAGCGTGGCGAAACTCTTGCTCGGGTGCGAGGTGAGGCCGACGCGTTGCAGGCGCGCTTGCCTCCCTCATTGGTGCAGGTAACCCGCATCCTCAGCTTCGCAAAGCAGTTCCGCGATGCCGTGCTGGAATACGAGAGCGGCGAGCCGGTGCTCAAGGTGAAACAGGACAAGCTCAAGGTTCTGAATCGCTGGAAGACATTCATCACGCGCGCCGGCCAAAGCTTTGCTGATGCCGAAGCCGAACTGGCCAACGAGCGGATTGGCGAGATTCAGACCGCTTGTCAGGATCTGTTCGGCCGGTTCGTGCGAGGCGGTCCCGATGTGAAGCCGACCCTGAGCCGCGCGCAGAACAGCGAAAACGTTGATCTAAAGCTCGCGGACTTCTTCGGCCTACAGGACCTCAGTGCCCGGGCTCTACTCTCGGAAAGCTATCGGAACGCTGTGGCGGCTGCGATTTTCTTCGCGGCCGCGACCAAGCACAGCGGTGTTCCGCGCTTCATGGTGCTCGACGACGTGACATCGAGCTTTGACGCTGGTCACCAGTTCGCGTTGATGGACGCCGTGCGGACGTTGCTACGCTATGGCGCTGTGCCGGACGGGCTGCAGTTCATTTTCCTGAGCCATGACACCAGCCTGGAGAAGTACTTCGACAAGCTCAATGGCACTGCGGATTGGCATCACCAGAAGCTCCAAGGCATGCCTCCAAAGGGGCGGCTCATGGTATCGGCCCAGGAGGCGGATCGTCTCAAGGCGCAGGCGTTGCAGCACCTGAATGCTGGCCAGATCGATATTGGTGCGCCGATCCTGCGGCAATATCTCGAATACAAGCTGGGACAGATTATCGCCAAGTTGGAGATCCCTGTTCCACCGGACTATGCCACCCGTGGTGACAAGCGGACGCTTTCGACCTACATCGACGCAATCGGCGAGGCCGTGAAGCTT includes:
- a CDS encoding AAA family ATPase → MTRYFLGSLSIEGFRGINNDGDPLVLKFKSDAVNSVHAPNGVGKSSIFEAVCFAIHGIVPRLKALQEAEQGDSYIVNRFHPGQQATVDLIFASDDASPDVAIKVVRAANGARLVTSPSGHADPQQFLASLQEDFVLVDYNRFAKLIDISALERGRSFASLVGLSRYSRLRQALDGAKRTQNVNSDLGLSALDAEVTTGARALSAIERRVIAAHDEVAGAGSAAVDKLSDLKAAVTAALSAIALLKPLIGEASVMDLDFEAAELAIEKQEGGEARKTLDTLTTSATSLAGLEVTVEELADVDRLLELAGRRDEAVRSVGAEALHALLRDALAVVSGSDWHDPNQCPVCGAKGSDALKPRLEGKIAKYDVAAQLGAELINDVATAPGIAKLRKLEEAPAMAIATGDRLHVAFDLAAKKGDLATSDLEIIKARLGVLETQRGETLARVRGEADALQARLPPSLVQVTRILSFAKQFRDAVLEYESGEPVLKVKQDKLKVLNRWKTFITRAGQSFADAEAELANERIGEIQTACQDLFGRFVRGGPDVKPTLSRAQNSENVDLKLADFFGLQDLSARALLSESYRNAVAAAIFFAAATKHSGVPRFMVLDDVTSSFDAGHQFALMDAVRTLLRYGAVPDGLQFIFLSHDTSLEKYFDKLNGTADWHHQKLQGMPPKGRLMVSAQEADRLKAQALQHLNAGQIDIGAPILRQYLEYKLGQIIAKLEIPVPPDYATRGDKRTLSTYIDAIGEAVKLYHAANRCVLTPQQIADLQNHHVPSIVGNFVSHYETGAGTPFNAYALLGVLQSIDSLADCFTYVDPSNGQKRYYRRLDRR